One segment of Oceanispirochaeta sp. DNA contains the following:
- a CDS encoding nucleotidyl transferase AbiEii/AbiGii toxin family protein → MKNLAASIQTRLHNLSREEKRDFVLISRLYMQEGILRRIGHSKYAESFCLKGGLLLYTLSGFKSRPTLDIDLLGLNIPSDAVSIQIILSKILSIPIEDGLSFDTQSMSLQEITEGADYHGQRVKVLCRLGSIRTNLKLDIGFGDIVFPGPVQMEYPLLLDSESFRISAYSLESVIAEKFEAMIILDIRNSRMKDFYDIYDILINNMIDIDSLKEAIRLTFERRQTILPLKPAIFQNRFSSDPRNLQLWKAFLNRIKINQIDFSLIMEKLQEYLYPVYKEIRG, encoded by the coding sequence ATGAAAAACCTTGCAGCATCCATCCAAACGCGGCTACATAATCTTTCCCGAGAAGAAAAGAGAGACTTTGTGTTGATATCACGTCTATATATGCAGGAAGGTATACTCCGAAGGATTGGGCATTCGAAGTATGCGGAATCTTTTTGTCTCAAAGGAGGGCTGCTTCTCTACACACTCTCCGGTTTTAAAAGCCGCCCCACTTTGGACATTGACTTACTCGGCTTGAATATTCCAAGTGATGCAGTTTCAATACAAATCATCCTATCGAAGATCCTTTCGATCCCCATTGAAGACGGACTATCCTTTGATACACAGTCGATGAGTCTTCAGGAAATCACTGAAGGAGCAGATTACCATGGACAGAGGGTAAAAGTACTCTGCCGACTTGGTTCTATCCGTACGAACCTGAAACTTGATATTGGTTTTGGTGACATTGTGTTCCCTGGACCGGTTCAAATGGAATACCCCCTACTGCTTGACTCGGAATCATTCAGAATATCTGCTTACTCATTGGAATCGGTTATAGCTGAAAAGTTTGAAGCAATGATCATACTCGATATCCGAAACAGCAGGATGAAAGACTTTTATGATATATACGATATCCTGATAAATAATATGATAGATATAGATTCATTGAAGGAAGCCATCAGGCTAACCTTTGAAAGAAGACAAACCATTCTTCCCCTGAAACCAGCAATATTCCAAAATAGATTCAGTTCAGATCCTCGGAACCTACAGTTGTGGAAGGCTTTTCTAAACCGGATCAAAATCAAC
- a CDS encoding type IV toxin-antitoxin system AbiEi family antitoxin domain-containing protein: MIDETRRRIIHIFMEHSGYAKTQDIRSKGIHHKYLQQLVQEGSIIKLKHGLYSLAEIDNYADLHEALLTVPDGIICMGTALSFYELTTWNPPETHIAIQRGRKVVLPEYPPIRLYHISANILTLGRTEVKMETGEKIAMYDRERVVCDAVRFRYKIGIDIMKEVLKEYMICKHRNLNTLYSYARKLRIETVLNQYLDVLL; the protein is encoded by the coding sequence ATGATCGACGAAACCCGAAGGCGAATCATACATATCTTTATGGAGCATTCCGGCTATGCCAAAACCCAGGATATACGTTCCAAAGGAATCCACCACAAATATCTCCAACAGCTTGTCCAAGAAGGTTCCATCATCAAGCTTAAACACGGTCTTTACAGCTTGGCTGAAATAGATAACTATGCGGATCTTCATGAAGCGCTGCTTACAGTACCTGATGGAATCATCTGCATGGGAACAGCGCTCTCCTTCTACGAGCTGACAACCTGGAATCCCCCGGAAACGCACATAGCAATCCAACGGGGAAGAAAGGTTGTACTACCGGAATATCCTCCTATCAGGCTGTATCATATTTCAGCGAATATTCTGACTCTTGGACGCACAGAAGTCAAAATGGAAACTGGCGAAAAGATAGCCATGTATGACAGGGAAAGAGTCGTCTGCGATGCTGTACGATTTAGATACAAGATCGGGATCGATATTATGAAGGAAGTCCTTAAGGAATATATGATATGCAAGCATAGGAATCTCAACACTCTATACAGCTATGCGCGTAAGCTTCGAATCGAAACTGTTCTCAATCAATACCTGGATGTACTACTATGA
- a CDS encoding PIN domain nuclease has product MILVDTSVLIDYFKGINNISARAFDEILENGIPYGINEFIYQEILQGSRTVEEFQKLKEYLETIHFYSLKYGKESFEKAAYLNFICKRAEVTIRSTIDLLIAEIAIENELFLLHNDKDFNYMSKVVPELKIYELRK; this is encoded by the coding sequence ATGATATTAGTAGATACTTCTGTATTGATTGATTATTTCAAGGGAATTAACAATATATCTGCCAGAGCATTTGATGAAATACTCGAAAATGGAATACCTTATGGTATCAATGAGTTTATTTATCAGGAAATATTACAGGGATCAAGAACAGTAGAAGAATTCCAGAAGTTGAAGGAATACCTTGAAACAATACATTTTTATTCCCTTAAGTATGGAAAAGAATCATTTGAAAAAGCAGCATACTTAAATTTCATATGCAAAAGAGCCGAAGTAACAATAAGAAGTACTATAGATTTATTGATAGCTGAAATTGCAATCGAAAATGAGTTATTTCTACTGCATAATGATAAAGATTTCAATTATATGAGTAAGGTAGTTCCAGAACTCAAAATATATGAACTAAGAAAATAA
- a CDS encoding type II toxin-antitoxin system VapB family antitoxin, whose product MRTNVVLDDNLVAEAFKYSDNIKTKKDLIEIALREFVKNRKMKNLQDLKGKIKFADGYDYKKMRAGE is encoded by the coding sequence ATGAGGACAAATGTTGTATTGGATGACAATTTAGTAGCAGAAGCATTTAAATATTCTGATAACATCAAAACAAAGAAAGACTTGATTGAAATAGCTCTTAGGGAATTTGTAAAGAACAGAAAAATGAAGAACTTACAAGATTTAAAAGGTAAGATCAAATTTGCTGATGGATATGATTATAAAAAAATGAGAGCCGGTGAATGA
- the smpB gene encoding SsrA-binding protein SmpB yields the protein MSKKKKAPSNVLGETRKARHNYTISESMECGIVLKGTEVKSIKIGKFSFPDSFVEINNGEIFIKNLQITPYDFGNINNHSSDGVRKLLAHKMEINKLERKIIEKGFTLIPLKFYLKNGRVKVDVGVCKGKKMYDKRATIKEKDMKRDTERIFRVK from the coding sequence ATGTCAAAGAAAAAGAAAGCCCCATCAAATGTGCTGGGTGAGACTAGAAAGGCCCGGCATAACTACACAATCTCAGAAAGTATGGAATGTGGAATTGTCCTGAAAGGAACAGAAGTTAAGTCAATAAAGATTGGTAAATTTTCCTTCCCTGATTCATTTGTTGAAATCAATAACGGCGAGATTTTTATTAAAAACCTGCAGATTACTCCTTATGACTTTGGTAATATTAATAACCATAGTTCTGATGGTGTAAGGAAATTACTGGCTCATAAAATGGAAATCAATAAGCTTGAACGTAAAATTATTGAAAAAGGTTTTACCCTGATCCCTCTTAAATTTTACCTGAAAAATGGCAGGGTCAAAGTGGATGTTGGAGTCTGTAAGGGTAAAAAGATGTACGATAAGCGTGCCACAATCAAAGAGAAAGATATGAAACGGGATACAGAAAGAATTTTCCGGGTAAAATAG
- a CDS encoding SUMF1/EgtB/PvdO family nonheme iron enzyme codes for MKRIELSEDELNEQKVTLKPIFGIQPECYIKYVYVFLLLFVVFLVFILPGLLKNGTYYRFSSSPQGASVYADDIRLGATPGLYFVPRGEREITLKTPYHETFTKVVKVKGQVFGSLFIKRKKDFTSPLNFNLTRESLNREHLNSASWFQTDEGYSSQPLPPLMTGLMAAYYRSAQNTSEISEKDLLEYHISLLRSAAQIQAYRQWQDSAALFATKGKVLNPHSYLTAILTGVDFLKKNPGSLDIFKQYHTLDSIDFMDPKLKRNNGLVITGGTQSYQPLLSDPLQFRTVGRLNRDGQEYDIYAADREITKGWYALFLADHPEWTLSALDELMKNQWVDENYLHDWDSEIVPGRSREPLRFVSHPAAQAFCSWMEDKYFDSAGMTVRLPGEWEWEEIALVNSLKSSERPSQKNLGPLEAGSFKPGSLNLYDMEGNLWEWCENGFGMNDPFLYNITETSRDSQYSFPDFAVRGGSWANNPGQVNIDTRGSQPGSWCTAYVGLRPLLLVQR; via the coding sequence ATGAAGAGAATTGAGCTGTCAGAAGATGAACTGAATGAACAGAAAGTAACCCTAAAACCAATATTCGGAATTCAGCCGGAATGCTATATTAAATATGTCTATGTTTTCCTTCTGTTATTCGTCGTTTTTCTTGTTTTTATTCTGCCCGGACTCCTTAAAAACGGAACTTATTACCGCTTTTCATCCTCTCCCCAGGGAGCTTCAGTTTATGCAGATGATATTAGATTAGGAGCAACCCCAGGGCTTTACTTTGTCCCCCGGGGAGAGAGAGAAATAACCCTTAAAACTCCCTACCATGAAACGTTCACTAAAGTTGTGAAGGTGAAAGGACAGGTTTTTGGTTCCCTCTTCATAAAAAGAAAAAAGGATTTCACCTCTCCCCTCAACTTTAATCTGACGAGAGAATCCTTAAACAGGGAACATTTAAACAGTGCATCCTGGTTTCAGACTGACGAAGGTTATTCATCCCAGCCCCTTCCTCCCTTGATGACGGGACTCATGGCGGCATACTACAGAAGTGCACAAAATACTTCAGAAATCTCAGAAAAAGATCTCCTTGAATATCATATATCTTTATTACGTTCGGCAGCTCAGATTCAGGCTTACAGACAATGGCAGGACAGTGCGGCTCTGTTTGCAACGAAAGGAAAAGTTCTGAATCCTCACAGCTATCTGACTGCCATTCTGACGGGTGTTGATTTTCTGAAAAAGAATCCCGGAAGTTTGGATATTTTCAAACAATATCACACCCTGGATTCGATCGATTTTATGGATCCAAAATTGAAAAGGAACAATGGTCTTGTCATCACAGGGGGGACTCAGTCCTACCAACCTCTTCTTTCAGATCCGCTGCAGTTCAGAACTGTGGGCCGATTGAACAGGGATGGGCAGGAATATGATATTTATGCCGCAGACAGAGAGATTACCAAGGGCTGGTATGCACTCTTTCTGGCAGATCATCCTGAATGGACACTCTCGGCTCTTGATGAGCTAATGAAAAATCAGTGGGTTGATGAAAACTACCTTCACGACTGGGACAGTGAAATTGTACCCGGCAGATCAAGAGAACCTCTCCGTTTTGTCTCCCACCCGGCGGCCCAGGCCTTCTGTTCATGGATGGAAGACAAATACTTTGATTCAGCAGGAATGACTGTCAGGCTGCCTGGTGAATGGGAGTGGGAAGAGATCGCCCTGGTCAATAGTCTTAAAAGTAGTGAACGCCCCTCTCAGAAAAACCTAGGCCCCCTGGAAGCCGGCTCATTCAAGCCTGGAAGCCTCAATCTATATGATATGGAAGGAAATCTTTGGGAATGGTGTGAAAACGGGTTTGGCATGAACGATCCTTTTCTCTATAATATCACTGAAACAAGCAGGGACAGTCAGTATTCATTCCCGGATTTTGCGGTACGCGGTGGAAGCTGGGCAAACAATCCCGGTCAGGTGAATATTGATACAAGAGGGTCTCAACCCGGCTCCTGGTGTACAGCCTATGTTGGTTTACGTCCCCTGCTGCTTGTACAAAGGTAA
- the lepB gene encoding signal peptidase I: MDSISLKLVGFSEKILTNRKIKNLKKKKKQQAKNPVVDWLEAFLWAAMVVLLINQYLFQAYQIPSGSMKDTLLIKDRIFVNKLLYGPELLPGMAKVPGFKIPQRGEVIIFENPVYLSQGPVFDIMQRVIYMLTLSMVDIDKDENGNPKAHFLIKRQISQDGDIFRQYQGNLQIKARGETDFLNEVDFKKVSGLSYGNKRTIDPGEYPIFKAYGEAYTLQEEGLSIPADLRNTASRIDQVLHKDPLEMDLWRQKKKFEIQPYNTSASVRWRKSAVTGSYVPIGWVLPMGDNRDNSNDGRYFGAIPKNKILGRAMFKYWPVARAGIIR; encoded by the coding sequence ATGGATTCGATATCATTGAAACTTGTAGGATTCTCCGAAAAAATCCTAACAAATAGAAAAATTAAAAACTTGAAAAAAAAGAAGAAACAGCAGGCCAAAAACCCTGTTGTGGATTGGTTGGAAGCCTTTCTCTGGGCAGCCATGGTAGTACTTCTGATTAATCAGTATCTGTTTCAGGCCTATCAGATCCCTTCTGGTTCCATGAAAGATACTCTTCTGATTAAAGACCGCATCTTCGTAAATAAGTTGCTCTATGGTCCGGAATTACTCCCTGGAATGGCCAAAGTCCCTGGTTTTAAGATTCCCCAGAGGGGAGAAGTCATCATATTTGAAAATCCCGTGTATCTGTCCCAAGGACCGGTATTTGATATCATGCAGAGAGTTATTTATATGCTCACCCTGTCCATGGTGGACATCGATAAGGATGAAAACGGGAATCCCAAGGCGCATTTTCTGATTAAACGGCAGATTTCTCAGGATGGAGATATTTTCAGACAGTATCAGGGGAATTTACAGATTAAAGCCAGAGGTGAAACTGATTTTCTAAATGAGGTCGATTTCAAAAAAGTTTCCGGACTCTCTTATGGAAATAAGAGAACCATTGATCCCGGAGAATATCCTATCTTTAAGGCCTACGGAGAGGCCTATACCCTTCAGGAAGAGGGCCTTTCCATTCCGGCAGATCTTCGTAATACTGCATCCCGGATTGACCAGGTCCTTCATAAGGATCCATTGGAAATGGATCTTTGGCGGCAAAAAAAGAAATTTGAAATTCAGCCCTATAATACTTCCGCATCGGTTCGTTGGCGGAAATCAGCCGTCACAGGATCTTATGTTCCCATCGGATGGGTTCTTCCCATGGGAGATAACAGAGATAATTCAAATGACGGCAGGTATTTTGGAGCGATTCCCAAAAATAAAATTCTGGGAAGAGCCATGTTCAAATACTGGCCGGTGGCAAGAGCCGGGATAATCCGTTAG